A single region of the Triticum dicoccoides isolate Atlit2015 ecotype Zavitan chromosome 2B, WEW_v2.0, whole genome shotgun sequence genome encodes:
- the LOC119368615 gene encoding uncharacterized protein LOC119368615 — MDGKNKMPGSVRLACGWALLNACAIALGHYQLPCQATSVLRYRCDELTDTKAAYFSALWIATLCCAGTQATAAALVLLLPRRPRCVHRVLAYAYLTVAVACGAGHCMYNGAILILRPAGVYFAVVRILFMVGDIIWTTALCLEGNSVCPRCRNEAGHLRN; from the exons ATGGACGGCAAGAACAAGATGCCAGGTTCTGTCAGGCTGGCCTGCGGATGGGCGCTCCTCAACGCCTGTGCCATCGCCTTGGGCCACTACCAACTCCCCTGCCAG GCCACGTCCGTTCTGCGGTACCGGTGCGATGAGCTGACGGACACCAAGGCCGCTTACTTCAGCGCCCTCTGGATCGCAACTCTGTGCTGCGCTGGAACCCAGGCAACCGCGGCGGCGCTGGTGCTGCTGCTCCCACGCCGCCCCCGCTGTGTACACCGTGTACTGGCCTACGCCTACCTCACGGTCGCGGTCGCCTGCGGCGCCGGCCACTGCATGTACAACGGCGCCATCCTCATCCTCCGCCCTGCAGGAGTCTACTTCGCCGTCGTCAGGATCCTGTTCATGGTGGGCGACATCATCTGGACCACAGCTCTCTGCCTGGAAG GTAATTCAGTGTGCCCGAGATGCCGGAATGAGGCGGGTCATCTTCGAAACTGA